Proteins from a genomic interval of Candidatus Eremiobacteraceae bacterium:
- a CDS encoding TonB-dependent receptor: MTIGLLALCAAPAIAAAGSIEGSVTDTSGVAIAGADVVFRSTAHRYEVSTDARGAFAIQSVDEGVYGLQVHATGFAPIANRQVAVSAGVATRVVVSLARAAANGVATLGAVTVNGSNALSRASAPITDINPQALAAQGAAQLTDVLGKQLDVTMVRNGGGAPGMPQTAALRGPDPSETIVDVDGHQVNNENTGDFDLELLDPAEFAGVQIVYGVGPSSLIGANSEGGAINFRTIEPTAQDHALIRASYGTFDSAGETIAATGTDQRIGYALLYRRYTTQGEIYDYPITIALSGPGTPAQTALVGSNIDGTTTLAKVRYSLENSAGFIEATFRDTAAYRNLSAPLSAPDDPNDTAPNAPFTAINAPGAAVLTAAPAYGLDLQLPLGRRDASGLAPATFTFSHLTNISNQSVENISPDLNPYLINDADRVDDDIAQYERALPGPTDATLAFSLDLRRERLYAPDALAPGPTTQYAIERWIVGRYTWSSSQYLHYTLAAYYSSFSTFGTSLDPRFAVVWTPPNTVVRASFGTGFRAPLLTELTFNPDLKTERSVEYDLGFEHRFGNGARATTGTVNAYRTLIDNAGFQTVSASGALTFLGNVGQQYYTGVELRADQPITNTLALQASYGIDSVYPTSDPQLLNPAAPPLIPFQQAQGIPLHKAQLALDRQAQTRGLSYSIDGTYESSNNELNRTALLLVDASIGATFGHTDISVAGT; this comes from the coding sequence GCGCACCGTTACGAAGTCTCGACCGACGCACGCGGCGCGTTCGCGATCCAAAGCGTCGACGAAGGCGTATACGGCTTGCAGGTGCACGCGACGGGATTCGCGCCGATCGCCAATCGCCAAGTCGCGGTCTCGGCCGGCGTGGCGACCCGCGTCGTGGTCAGTCTCGCCCGCGCAGCGGCCAATGGGGTCGCGACGCTTGGCGCGGTCACCGTCAACGGCTCGAACGCGCTCTCGCGGGCCTCGGCGCCGATCACCGACATCAACCCTCAGGCGCTCGCCGCGCAAGGCGCAGCGCAGCTCACCGACGTTCTCGGCAAGCAGCTCGACGTCACCATGGTGCGCAATGGCGGGGGCGCGCCGGGCATGCCGCAGACCGCGGCGTTACGCGGTCCGGATCCGTCGGAGACGATCGTCGACGTCGACGGCCATCAGGTGAACAACGAGAACACCGGTGATTTCGACCTCGAGCTGCTCGATCCGGCTGAGTTCGCCGGCGTGCAGATCGTCTATGGCGTCGGGCCGTCGTCGCTGATCGGCGCGAACTCCGAAGGCGGCGCGATCAATTTCCGCACCATCGAACCGACCGCGCAGGACCACGCGCTCATCCGCGCGTCGTACGGCACGTTCGACTCGGCGGGTGAGACGATCGCCGCGACCGGCACCGATCAACGCATCGGCTACGCGCTCCTGTACCGCCGCTATACCACGCAAGGTGAGATCTACGATTACCCGATCACCATCGCGTTGTCCGGCCCCGGCACGCCGGCGCAGACCGCGCTCGTCGGATCCAACATCGACGGCACGACGACGCTTGCGAAGGTCCGCTACTCGCTCGAGAACAGCGCCGGGTTCATCGAGGCGACGTTCCGCGATACCGCCGCGTATCGCAACCTCTCGGCGCCCTTGAGCGCGCCAGACGATCCCAACGACACCGCTCCCAACGCTCCGTTCACCGCGATCAATGCGCCCGGCGCCGCCGTGCTCACCGCCGCACCGGCGTACGGACTTGACCTGCAACTGCCTTTGGGCCGGCGCGACGCGAGCGGCCTCGCGCCGGCCACGTTCACCTTCAGCCATCTCACCAACATCAGCAATCAATCGGTCGAGAACATCAGCCCGGATCTCAACCCGTATCTGATCAACGATGCGGACCGCGTCGACGACGATATCGCTCAGTACGAACGCGCGCTCCCAGGCCCGACGGATGCGACGCTCGCGTTTTCGCTCGACCTGCGCAGAGAGCGGCTCTACGCGCCCGATGCGCTCGCACCAGGGCCGACGACGCAATACGCGATCGAGCGCTGGATCGTCGGGCGCTACACGTGGAGCTCGAGCCAATACCTGCATTACACGCTGGCGGCATACTACAGCTCGTTCAGCACCTTCGGCACGAGCCTCGACCCGCGCTTCGCGGTCGTCTGGACGCCGCCGAACACGGTCGTGCGCGCTTCGTTCGGCACTGGGTTTCGCGCACCGCTGCTGACCGAGCTCACCTTCAACCCCGATTTGAAGACCGAACGCTCGGTCGAATACGATTTGGGCTTTGAGCATCGTTTCGGCAACGGCGCGCGGGCGACGACCGGCACGGTCAATGCGTACCGGACGCTGATCGATAACGCCGGGTTTCAGACCGTATCCGCCAGCGGTGCGCTCACGTTCCTGGGCAACGTCGGCCAACAGTACTACACGGGCGTTGAACTGCGTGCGGATCAGCCGATCACGAATACGCTGGCGCTGCAAGCGAGTTACGGCATCGACTCGGTGTACCCCACGAGCGACCCGCAGCTCCTCAATCCGGCCGCGCCGCCGCTCATACCATTCCAGCAAGCGCAAGGCATCCCGCTGCACAAAGCGCAGCTCGCGCTCGATCGCCAAGCGCAGACGCGCGGCCTGAGCTACTCGATCGACGGCACGTACGAGAGCTCGAACAACGAGCTCAATCGCACGGCACTCCTACTGGTGGATGCGAGCATCGGCGCCACGTTCGGCCATACCGACATCAGCGTCGCGGGCACCAA